The genomic DNA AAGACCATGTCACAGCGTTATACCCCCAAACTGAAAGCCGGGTTCGCCGCCTTACTGATGTTGAGCGCAGGCAGCGCGGCGGCGGCCAGCCAGATCAATGCCCTGTTTATGACGCAGGCGGCCTATAGCGAAAATGATATCCGCGCGATGACGCAGGATTTTCAAAAGCAGCACCCGGATGTCACCGTCAATCTGGAGTTTGTTCCTTATGAAGCGCTGCACGACAAGATCGTAGCGGCGCGTGGCGCGGGCGGTAATGGCTATGATGTGGTGCTGTTCGATGCCATCTGGCCAGCGGAATTTGCCCGTTTCGATCTGCTGCAGGATGTCAGCGCCCGCATTACGCCAGAGGAAAAAGAGAAGGTCTTCCCGGGCGCAATGAATACCGTGGTCTATAAGGGTAAGACGCTGGGTATGCCGTGGATCCTCGATACCAAATACCTCTATTACAACAAAGCGATGCTGGCTAAAGCGGGCATCACCACCCCGCCACAGACCTGGCAGCAGGTGCTGGATGACGCGAAGATCATCAAGGACAAAAAGATTGTGACGTACCCGCTGGTCTGGAGCTGGTCCCAGGCGGAAGCGCTGGTGTGTGACTACACCACGCTGGTGTCAGGCTTTGGCGGACAGTTCTATCAGAACGGCAAACTCGACTTCTCCAGCCCGGCCTCGCTTAAGGCGCTGAACCTGATGAAAAGCTCGCTTGATGAGGGGCTGAGTAACCCGGCTTCCCGTGAATATCTGGAAGAGGATGTGCGCAAATCATTCTCTAATGGCGATGCGGCTTTCGCGCTGAACTGGACCTACATGTACAACATGGCGAACGATCCTAAGCAGAGCAAAGTGGCGGGCGACGTTGGCATCATGCCTGCGCCGGGCGATGCGCCAGGAAAAGTGGGTGCGGTGAACGGGTCGATGGGACTGGGGATCACCAAAGGCAGCACGCATGCTAATGAGGCGTGGCAGTACATTCAGTACATGACCTCACAGCCGGTTCAGAACCAGTATGCGAAGCTCAGCCTGCCAATCTGGAAATCCTCTTATCAGGATGAGGCAGTGAAAAAGGATCAGGAGAGTCTGATTACTGCGGCGGACAAATCGCTAAACGTGATGCTGTCACGTCCGGAGACTGCGGACTATTCGCGCCTGTCAAACCAGCTGCAGCAGCAGTTACAGCAGGTATTGCTGGGTAAAGTCCCGGCTCAGGACGCGATGGCAACGGTGGATAAAAGCGCCGCCCGGTTACGTTAAGGAGTTATGATGCTGAGTTTGCGTCAACGCGAACAGCGTCAGGCATGGGTGCTGCTGGCACCCATGCTGCTGGTGATGCTGCTGCTTACCGCCTGGCCTCTTCTGCGCACCATCTGGCTCAGTTTTACCGATGCTGCGCTGATTGGCAGCGGTGAAACGCCTGCCTGGATTGGGCTGGAAAACTATCTCTATGCGCTCAGCGATCCCGATTTTCGGGCGTCGATCTGGCGCACGCTCTACTTCACTCTGGTCTCCGTCACTTTTGAAGGGATCATCGGCGTGCTGGTAGCGCTGCTGCTCAATCAGAAGTTCATCGGCCGTAATGTGTTGCGGGTACTGGTGATTCTGCCGTGGGCGCTGCCGACCATCGTCAACGCGATGATGTGGCGGCTCAACTTCAACCCCGATTACGGCAGCATTAACGCCCTGCTCAGCCAGCTCGGTATTATTGATGGCTACCGCAGCTGGCTGGGATCGCCGGATTCGGCGCTCAATGCGGTGATGTTTGCGGATATCTGGAAAAACTATCCGCTGGTCACCCTGCTGGTGCTGGCCGCGCTGCAGTCGATTCCTGACGATCTGTATGAAGCGGCACGGCTGGATGGTGCTTCAGCATGGCGTCGGTTCCGGGCAATTACCTTCCCGGCAATTGTTGCTCCGCTCGGCGTCGCGCTGGTGTTACGCACCATCGATGCCTTTAAGATCTTCGACATCATTTACGTGATGACGCGCGGCGGCCCGGTGGACAGCACCAAAACCCTCAGCTTTTTCGTCTATCAGGAGTCGTTCAGCTATCTGCGTGCCGGCAGCGGTGCGGCCTACGCGATACTGATGACGCTGATGTGCGCCCTGCTAATTACGCTCTATCTGCTGATGTTGTGGCATCAGCGCCGCCGGAGTTCTGCTTATGAAAACTAAACTGCGACGGGTACTGCGCTATGGAGCTGCGCTGCTGGTCGCCATCAGCATTCTGGCTCCGATGGGCTGGCTGTTTCTGATGAGCGTCAGCTCTGCCAGCGATCTCTCTCGCGTGCCGCTGGAGTGGCTGCCGCGTCAGTGGGATTTCAGCCGCTATCAGAGGCTGATTTCGCTGGCACCGAACCAGCCGGGCAACATTTTCCTGCATGCGCTGGGTAACAGCCTGCTGGTCGCGACGGTGGCCACGGCGATCTCGCTGCTGCTGGCAATACCGGCGGCGTTCAGCTTCTCACGCTACAGCGGCCGCGATGCCTGGCTTTCCGGCGCACTGGCGATCTACATGGTGCCGCCGGTGGCGTTTGTGCTGCCGCTCTACTTCCTGCTGCAACAGCTGGGGCTGCTCAACACCCGTCCCGGCCTGGTGATGGTCTACTGCTCGTTGATCCTGCCGTTCCTGACCTGGATGCTGAAGAATCAGTTCGACTCGCTGCCGCGTGATATCGAACAGGCTGCCCGTCTGGATGGCCTGCGCTTCTGGCAGGTTCTGCTGCGCATCACGCTGCCGCTGGCGAAACCGGTATTAGGCGCTGCTGCCCTGTTTGGCTGGCTGCTCGCCTGGGATGAGTTTTTCTACGCCCTGCTGTTCACCAGCAATATTTCGGCTCAGACCCTGCCGGTCGCGATTGCCGGTTTTACCGCCGGACGCGCGACGGATGATGGTCTGATCGCGGCGATTGGCATTCTGGCTTCGGTGCCGCCTCTGTTTATTGCCATCTGGTTGCAGAAGACGCTG from Pantoea sp. Lij88 includes the following:
- a CDS encoding carbohydrate ABC transporter permease, whose translation is MKTKLRRVLRYGAALLVAISILAPMGWLFLMSVSSASDLSRVPLEWLPRQWDFSRYQRLISLAPNQPGNIFLHALGNSLLVATVATAISLLLAIPAAFSFSRYSGRDAWLSGALAIYMVPPVAFVLPLYFLLQQLGLLNTRPGLVMVYCSLILPFLTWMLKNQFDSLPRDIEQAARLDGLRFWQVLLRITLPLAKPVLGAAALFGWLLAWDEFFYALLFTSNISAQTLPVAIAGFTAGRATDDGLIAAIGILASVPPLFIAIWLQKTLVSGLTSGGSKG
- a CDS encoding sugar ABC transporter permease, producing MLSLRQREQRQAWVLLAPMLLVMLLLTAWPLLRTIWLSFTDAALIGSGETPAWIGLENYLYALSDPDFRASIWRTLYFTLVSVTFEGIIGVLVALLLNQKFIGRNVLRVLVILPWALPTIVNAMMWRLNFNPDYGSINALLSQLGIIDGYRSWLGSPDSALNAVMFADIWKNYPLVTLLVLAALQSIPDDLYEAARLDGASAWRRFRAITFPAIVAPLGVALVLRTIDAFKIFDIIYVMTRGGPVDSTKTLSFFVYQESFSYLRAGSGAAYAILMTLMCALLITLYLLMLWHQRRRSSAYEN
- a CDS encoding extracellular solute-binding protein codes for the protein MSQRYTPKLKAGFAALLMLSAGSAAAASQINALFMTQAAYSENDIRAMTQDFQKQHPDVTVNLEFVPYEALHDKIVAARGAGGNGYDVVLFDAIWPAEFARFDLLQDVSARITPEEKEKVFPGAMNTVVYKGKTLGMPWILDTKYLYYNKAMLAKAGITTPPQTWQQVLDDAKIIKDKKIVTYPLVWSWSQAEALVCDYTTLVSGFGGQFYQNGKLDFSSPASLKALNLMKSSLDEGLSNPASREYLEEDVRKSFSNGDAAFALNWTYMYNMANDPKQSKVAGDVGIMPAPGDAPGKVGAVNGSMGLGITKGSTHANEAWQYIQYMTSQPVQNQYAKLSLPIWKSSYQDEAVKKDQESLITAADKSLNVMLSRPETADYSRLSNQLQQQLQQVLLGKVPAQDAMATVDKSAARLR